From the genome of Muricauda sp. SCSIO 64092, one region includes:
- a CDS encoding TonB-dependent receptor, which yields MTCPLDFDNNRRPNYAALYLHVFVFVFSSLHLYSKNLDKKYAVQEQEFTISGYVNERGSEELLLGVSIYVPQLQKGTVSNDYGFYSLTLPRGRHTLVVSYIGFSTRRINVDLTGNIELDIILKPNTEQLDEVVVTAGSQLQESKVTQMSSLKLNPEIVENVPALLGEKDVLKTLQLLPGISGGTEGSSGFFVRGGTPDQNLIILDDAVVYNSNHLFGFFSVFNGDAIKSVEAFKGGFPARFGGRLSSVVKIDMKDGNKEKLTGKFNIGLISSSLLLEGPINKGKTSFIFSGRRTYADLLAKPFLPKDVNAGYFFMDLNFKMHHIFDDDNKLYWSNYYGEDRFFSNERYDDGDRFKARLDWGNITSSLRWNHRFSNKFFSNTSLIFSNFKFRISQEDIFEDQENIFRTSSGINDYTLKNDFNYYPNPAHSIRFGVLGTVHNFTPQRLFVQDSFLENQDTEQVLNSFEGATFIEDDWKATEKLNVSAGLRFSYFKQNVTSYNYLEPRLGLSYRLGPTFAAKGSYANMNQFVHLLSSSGIGLPTDLWVSATDNVRPQRAQQFALGVAKDFTESQYSLSLEGYYKTMDDIIEYKEGASFLVLDDFETAKEVDWEDNITAGRGWAYGAELLFRKKKGPFTGWLGYTLAWSQRQFDELNQGNRFNARYERRHDIALVGIYKPTRRITLSANWVYSSGINFTLPNIARLTPNTDLPISNVLDRFGNGLFGPLEADEFTNQRNNFRGEANHRLDLGVQFHKKREKSERTWSISIYNTYARKNPFFYYNSENSVDINGDGISDVLRTELNRVALLVFVPSVNYTLKF from the coding sequence TTGACCTGTCCTTTAGATTTTGACAATAACCGCCGTCCAAACTATGCGGCCTTATATTTACACGTTTTTGTTTTTGTTTTTAGTTCATTACACCTGTATTCCAAGAACCTCGATAAAAAATATGCAGTTCAGGAACAGGAGTTCACCATTAGTGGCTATGTGAATGAAAGGGGAAGTGAAGAGCTTTTATTAGGTGTTTCCATTTATGTGCCGCAACTACAAAAAGGAACTGTAAGCAATGACTATGGTTTTTATTCCTTAACCCTCCCAAGGGGAAGACATACACTGGTTGTGTCCTATATTGGTTTTTCCACACGGCGGATCAATGTCGATTTAACCGGTAATATTGAGTTGGACATCATTCTAAAACCTAACACAGAACAATTAGACGAAGTAGTGGTGACAGCGGGTTCGCAACTTCAGGAAAGTAAAGTGACACAAATGAGTTCCCTTAAACTAAATCCTGAAATTGTCGAAAATGTTCCTGCCCTGTTGGGTGAAAAGGATGTATTAAAGACATTACAGTTATTGCCTGGAATTAGTGGTGGAACTGAAGGTAGTTCAGGTTTTTTTGTCCGTGGTGGCACACCTGACCAAAATCTTATCATCTTGGACGATGCAGTGGTATACAACAGTAACCATCTTTTTGGTTTCTTTTCCGTTTTTAACGGGGATGCCATAAAATCAGTAGAAGCATTCAAAGGTGGATTTCCCGCACGTTTTGGTGGGAGACTTTCTTCGGTCGTTAAAATTGATATGAAAGATGGGAACAAGGAAAAGTTGACGGGTAAATTCAATATCGGACTCATCTCTTCCTCCCTTTTATTGGAGGGACCTATAAATAAAGGAAAGACCTCTTTTATCTTTAGTGGAAGAAGAACATATGCGGATCTTTTGGCAAAACCTTTCTTGCCGAAAGATGTGAATGCAGGATACTTTTTTATGGACCTCAATTTTAAAATGCACCACATTTTTGATGATGACAACAAGCTCTATTGGAGCAACTATTATGGAGAAGATAGGTTTTTCAGCAATGAACGTTATGATGATGGCGATCGTTTTAAAGCGCGCTTGGATTGGGGGAATATTACCTCTTCCCTGCGTTGGAACCATCGTTTTAGCAATAAGTTTTTTTCCAATACCTCTTTAATATTCAGCAACTTCAAATTCAGAATTTCTCAAGAAGATATATTTGAAGATCAGGAAAACATTTTTCGAACCAGTTCCGGCATCAACGACTACACCCTTAAAAACGACTTCAACTATTACCCAAATCCCGCTCATTCCATACGGTTTGGTGTCTTGGGCACAGTTCATAACTTCACTCCACAGCGCTTGTTTGTGCAAGATTCGTTTTTAGAAAACCAGGATACCGAACAAGTGCTCAATTCCTTTGAAGGGGCCACTTTTATTGAGGATGACTGGAAAGCAACCGAGAAGTTGAATGTCTCGGCCGGACTTCGCTTTAGTTACTTCAAACAAAATGTTACCTCATACAACTATTTAGAACCCAGATTGGGGCTCTCTTACAGGCTTGGTCCTACGTTTGCCGCAAAGGGTTCCTATGCGAACATGAACCAATTTGTCCATTTATTGTCAAGTTCCGGCATTGGGCTTCCCACGGATTTATGGGTATCTGCAACAGATAACGTAAGGCCCCAACGTGCCCAACAATTTGCGTTGGGTGTAGCCAAGGACTTCACGGAAAGTCAATATTCCCTTAGTCTAGAAGGGTATTACAAGACCATGGACGATATTATCGAGTATAAGGAAGGGGCTTCGTTTTTGGTCTTGGACGACTTCGAAACTGCCAAAGAAGTGGATTGGGAAGACAATATTACCGCAGGTAGGGGCTGGGCGTATGGAGCTGAACTTTTGTTTCGAAAAAAGAAAGGGCCCTTTACGGGATGGCTGGGCTATACCTTGGCATGGTCCCAACGTCAATTTGATGAACTGAACCAAGGAAATCGCTTTAATGCGAGGTATGAGCGTAGACATGATATTGCGCTGGTAGGCATTTACAAACCTACCAGAAGAATTACCCTGTCGGCGAATTGGGTATATTCTTCAGGCATAAACTTTACCTTGCCCAATATAGCCAGACTGACCCCTAATACAGATTTACCGATAAGCAATGTTCTGGATCGTTTTGGAAATGGCTTATTTGGTCCCCTAGAAGCCGATGAGTTCACCAACCAAAGAAATAACTTCAGGGGTGAAGCAAACCACCGTTTAGATCTTGGCGTGCAGTTTCATAAAAAAAGGGAGAAAAGTGAACGAACATGGAGTATATCCATATACAATACTTATGCAAGAAAGAATCCCTTTTTCTATTATAACAGTGAAAATAGTGTAGATATAAATGGAGATGGTATTTCCGATGTATTGAGGACTGAACTCAATCGCGTGGCTCTTTTGGTGTTTGTTCCATCCGTTAACTACACTTTAAAATTTTAA